One Sodalinema gerasimenkoae IPPAS B-353 DNA segment encodes these proteins:
- a CDS encoding GuaB3 family IMP dehydrogenase-related protein: MDIEIGRGKNARRAYGIDEIALVPGNRTLDPILADTSWEIGGIKRDIPIIASAMDGVVDVQMAVKLSQLGALGVLNLEGIQTRYDDPNPILDRIASVDKTEFVPLMQELYSQPIRDELIVKRIQEIKQQGGIAAVSVTPAGAVKFRAAIAEAQADLVFVQATVVSTAHLSPDTVTPLDLAEFCQQMPMPVVLGNCVTYEVALNLMKTGAAAVLVGIGPGAACTSRGVLGVGVPQATAVADCAAARDDFFKETGKYVAVIADGGLVTGGDICKCIACGADGVMIGSPIARAKEAPGRGFHWGMATPSPVLPRGTRINVGSTGTLEQILRGPAQLDDGTHNFLGALQTSMGTLGAKNLREMQQVEIAIAPSLLTEGKVYQKAQQLGMGK; this comes from the coding sequence GTGGATATTGAAATTGGACGGGGAAAAAACGCTCGTCGCGCCTACGGAATTGACGAAATCGCCCTAGTGCCGGGAAACCGCACCCTCGATCCGATCCTTGCCGATACGAGTTGGGAAATCGGCGGAATCAAACGGGACATTCCTATCATTGCCAGTGCCATGGACGGCGTGGTGGATGTACAGATGGCGGTTAAACTGTCTCAACTGGGTGCGTTGGGTGTCCTCAACCTTGAGGGCATTCAGACTCGTTATGACGATCCGAACCCGATTCTCGATCGCATTGCCTCCGTTGATAAAACTGAGTTCGTGCCCCTCATGCAAGAACTCTACAGTCAGCCAATTCGTGATGAGCTGATTGTCAAACGGATTCAGGAAATCAAACAGCAGGGTGGCATTGCCGCAGTCAGCGTTACCCCAGCCGGAGCCGTCAAGTTTCGCGCTGCAATTGCCGAAGCACAAGCGGACTTAGTGTTTGTCCAAGCAACAGTAGTCTCGACGGCTCATCTGTCTCCTGACACCGTTACGCCCTTGGATTTAGCCGAGTTCTGCCAACAAATGCCCATGCCGGTGGTTTTGGGGAACTGCGTCACCTATGAGGTGGCTCTTAACCTCATGAAAACCGGAGCCGCAGCGGTGCTCGTGGGAATTGGTCCTGGAGCGGCTTGTACCTCTCGGGGAGTGTTGGGGGTTGGAGTCCCTCAAGCGACGGCAGTGGCTGACTGTGCCGCAGCTCGGGATGATTTCTTTAAAGAAACCGGCAAATACGTCGCGGTTATTGCCGATGGCGGTCTCGTGACCGGTGGTGATATTTGTAAATGTATTGCCTGCGGTGCCGATGGTGTCATGATTGGCTCACCTATTGCCCGGGCCAAAGAAGCTCCAGGACGGGGGTTTCACTGGGGCATGGCCACACCGAGTCCCGTATTACCTCGGGGAACCCGCATTAATGTGGGCAGCACCGGTACCTTAGAACAAATTTTACGTGGCCCGGCACAACTCGATGACGGAACCCATAACTTCCTCGGTGCATTGCAAACCAGTATGGGCACTCTCGGGGCGAAAAACCTTCGGGAAATGCAACAGGTGGAAATTGCCATTGCTCCTTCGTTATTAACTGAAGGAAAGGTGTATCAAAAAGCGCAGCAGTTGGGAATGGGTAAGTAA
- the trxA gene encoding thioredoxin produces MSATAEVSDASFKNDVLESELPVLVDFWAPWCGPCRMVGPVVEEIAQQYEGKVKVVKLNTDDNPEVASKYGIRSIPTLMIFKDGQRVDMVVGAVPKTTLANTLEKYL; encoded by the coding sequence ATGTCAGCAACCGCCGAGGTTTCAGACGCCAGCTTTAAAAACGACGTTTTAGAAAGCGAACTGCCTGTTCTGGTTGACTTTTGGGCCCCTTGGTGTGGACCCTGTCGGATGGTCGGCCCCGTGGTCGAAGAGATCGCCCAACAGTATGAGGGTAAGGTGAAAGTCGTCAAACTGAACACCGATGACAATCCCGAAGTAGCCAGCAAATACGGGATTCGCAGTATCCCCACGCTGATGATTTTCAAAGATGGACAGCGCGTAGATATGGTCGTCGGCGCCGTCCCCAAAACCACATTGGCGAACACTCTCGAAAAGTATCTCTAG